From one Butyricimonas faecihominis genomic stretch:
- a CDS encoding RagB/SusD family nutrient uptake outer membrane protein, giving the protein MIWKRQPKRSSLSEVVSLIEEDLKKGISYNSKSEIFRYTVDVAKAYLARLYFWSQNWEQAIPVAKEILEAYPLVEGTEYVDMLSAQHAQKGNILLRSYVLSHVSGDQNYNGAKGYLAVKPVSKSFIDLFVEKERDVRYSFLFNNKREAQKVPLACIRSAEMCLILAESYAYLNQTKEALEYLNLLRSKRISGYTPYTMGNLPAVDETALVRVNVEGGAFTPLLWAIHCERRKELFMEGDRWFDLKRNGCPEFWIAKDGLKYETKQFMYTAPIPSRDIDLIPGMIQNEGYVK; this is encoded by the coding sequence TTGATATGGAAGCGTCAACCGAAACGGTCAAGCTTGTCGGAGGTCGTGTCGCTTATCGAGGAAGATTTAAAGAAGGGGATTTCTTATAATTCCAAGTCGGAAATTTTCCGTTACACGGTGGATGTGGCAAAAGCTTATTTGGCTAGGCTATATTTTTGGTCTCAGAATTGGGAACAGGCTATACCCGTGGCAAAAGAAATATTGGAGGCTTATCCATTGGTGGAGGGGACAGAGTATGTTGATATGTTGTCTGCTCAACATGCACAAAAAGGCAATATTCTTTTACGTTCCTATGTGTTATCTCACGTTAGCGGTGATCAAAATTATAATGGAGCGAAGGGATATTTAGCCGTGAAACCGGTAAGTAAAAGTTTTATTGACTTGTTTGTTGAGAAAGAGCGAGATGTTCGGTATTCATTTTTGTTTAATAATAAGCGAGAGGCTCAGAAGGTCCCGCTGGCTTGTATCAGGAGTGCAGAGATGTGCTTGATTTTAGCTGAATCGTATGCTTATTTGAATCAGACAAAAGAGGCACTTGAATATCTAAATCTGTTGAGATCAAAACGGATTTCAGGTTATACTCCTTATACAATGGGAAATTTACCTGCCGTGGATGAAACTGCCTTGGTTCGGGTAAATGTGGAAGGAGGGGCTTTTACCCCATTGTTGTGGGCGATACATTGTGAACGACGGAAAGAGTTGTTCATGGAGGGAGACCGTTGGTTCGACTTAAAACGGAACGGATGTCCGGAGTTCTGGATTGCCAAGGATGGACTTAAATACGAGACGAAACAATTTATGTATACCGCACCGATTCCTTCAAGGGATATTGATTTGATTCCGGGAATGATTCAAAATGAAGGCTATGTCAAGTAA